ATAGgaaagttaagatcgagatcagataggcaaaaggcTAGGTAGCGATAGATGTAGTagaacctgattaaatcaagcaggctaaggGCTTATTTGTagccaccccgtttcaaaagggatgccagtcatcatcatcatcatcatcatcatcatcatcatcatgatcgcGCGGGCTCTTTGTCACTTTAACACCATAGAAATGCGAGTGCATAGCCGGGAACTAGAAACGACGTGGACGTCAGCACAACCTTACACGTACGGTAGTATTCAGAGTGGTTGTCAGGTGAGAAAAGTCCTATCCGTGGTATCCATGTCCACCGCCGATGCCGTACGCGGGAACGTGCTTTCCGTTGGCCGAGTGGTAGGGTGCGGCGGCCGGTAGGCTCGTTTTGGTACCGGGCTCATTGGTCTTGACCATTGCGCGGAAGCCCCACTTGTCGGCCACGTAGTGCACCTGCCGGTGGCGGCCGTCGATGTCTCCCAGGTAGTAGGAACCATGGACGGGGCCGTACGCGGAGCCGCTCTCGTGGCGACCGTTAATGGCACCGTGGCCGTTGACGATGTCGTAGCCGAACCGGTAGTGTCCGTAGTCCTGCACAGTCTCTTACTATAAGTATTCCTGAAGACAGCATTTCATTGctaagtaagaaaaaaagaagtagaaaCTGCGGGTAACTTACTGCAAGTCGCGCGAAAATAATTTGTGTGTCAGAATTTGTCTGTGTGGCACCAAACCGTTTTTCTGGTCATGAGATGATAATAGCTCCATTTTTGCGGAGGTTAAGGTGTTTACATGTAGCGCGAGGAAGCATTTTAACAGACAGAGCTCAGAGAAAGGGCTAAACGGGCGTATGAGAAAGTTAGGGAAAAGGCGTGCATGACTGAAAGCGCACACATATCTGGTCTCTTTAGAATTTATTTTCATTGTGGGCGAAACTGGATTTACTAAGCCCCCCAATCGCCTCGTAGCAAATTTTTTCCCTATGTACTTGCAGACTTGAAATGTtatgaaaggaaagaaaatgatGAAGGCTTACTTACATCCTGTTTCCTGTACTGTTTGCTGTGGCCTCCGTGACCTCCGTGGCCTCCGTGGTAGCCTCCAAGAGCAACAGCCACCAAGGCAAACAGAATCGTCGTGTGAAGCTGAAATTACAGTGGGGAAGCATCGTGTTGTACACCCAAGATTAGGTCAAAAATTAACTGTCATGAAGTACCTCTGGGGGCAAAAGCACCTGCTGCTTTGGTGGCATCAGAATTAAACGCTTTGATTGCACGAGGCTAAGCAAACTACAACGAGTGAGTCACTTTTGGCCGATGCCGTTTCATTGCCGTCTTTGTTCAGAATTTTA
The DNA window shown above is from Dermacentor silvarum isolate Dsil-2018 chromosome 1, BIME_Dsil_1.4, whole genome shotgun sequence and carries:
- the LOC119460583 gene encoding adult-specific rigid cuticular protein 15.7-like; the protein is MVSQLHTTILFALVAVALGGYHGGHGGHGGHSKQYRKQDDYGHYRFGYDIVNGHGAINGRHESGSAYGPVHGSYYLGDIDGRHRQVHYVADKWGFRAMVKTNEPGTKTSLPAAAPYHSANGKHVPAYGIGGGHGYHG